In Labilibaculum sp. DW002, one DNA window encodes the following:
- a CDS encoding response regulator, producing the protein MQIQFRRFKDWKIKTKLFLSTLITLISILFLGLISSYFFNTSRTLGIMINGVRVHQTLLQNSVEELYQFRIRKDSTYLVKSAAHLTKANHLIEDLLKLEKDYTSKSTAEIASYLFNGSPEVYSNDIKNAELLVSRLKVLNKVRNKNLSGARVNVRKALNIIDDIKKELLSNGENIDIDIIQVKLSTIQQHYSNISNEVNDLSHKINSALIFIIFTIAFIIAGIIFVLARYISKSISVPVEKIVNNFKLIALGNYHTPLNIESKDEIGNLARSFNTIQLDFQNVVNHTGKIAKGDLSHTISPKSKEDELSISLNQMVQTLKDAKSKNDETLWFRSSVNKFNAILQGDQNLENVTNKSLIFISELLEVQLGAIYIYHEDQEVLELNASVGMPKDIEHRHIPKGHGLVGQAALTKKIKHFKDVPNDYFSIFSATGKMKPNNILLIPLTFNKKIRGVMELATINTLNESAISFIEAIRESVAVKISSTLARTQLEVLLTKTQDQANELQVQQEELRIANEELADQTQTLIDNETKLQVQQEELRVANEELEERTNQLEIQKDEIQNKNLNLSQTHDKLETKARELEQTSQYKTDFLANMSHELRTPLNSLLILSSLLAKNKKGNLTSEDIESVEIINKSGKDLLQLINEILDLSKIEAGKMTVEFENLNTESIAKDILINFKHQAEKKKLDLNIDIASDFPKTIETDQLRISQILKNLLSNAFKFTSQGSITVAMKMVTDKENLRRTDLKDVDTCAFLVTDTGVGIPNDKKEAIFEAFQQADGSTSRKYGGTGLGLSISKELAFMLGGEIHLESETNKGSIFTIILPLKQKESSKSDVNSRTIIEDKIVEKPVVLPQFIDDDRDIPHSKPTVVVIHPNQKEASQLYSQIHDTQFNALAASNVSDALLLIEAHQPSAIIIGLELLRENGEAELEQLKAHPFASTLPIHIVNPVEGIGEIEKGELSTVNATDFNSAIGKIEKELLSDYKKILIIEDDPLTRKILTTLLEPTNAIIEEVSTGLEGIALIKENKYNCIVLDLGLPDISGNELLAKLSKENIDIPNTIIYTGKELSREEHRDLSKYTNSIILKGLKSDVRLMDEVTLFLHHVAIKNPQIQTQEITDIDESIFKGKRILVVDDEIRNIFALGKILEDKDMEVLEAENGKIALEVLEEESNIDLVLMDVMMPEMDGYTAIEHIRKTPKIKNIPVICTTAKAMKEDYDKAIAHGANDYLSKPIDENKLFSMLKIWLYN; encoded by the coding sequence ATGCAAATACAATTTAGAAGATTTAAAGATTGGAAGATCAAAACAAAGTTATTTCTATCTACTCTAATCACCCTTATAAGTATCCTATTCCTTGGTCTTATTTCTAGCTATTTTTTCAATACCAGCAGAACTTTAGGCATCATGATAAATGGTGTTCGTGTTCACCAGACCTTACTTCAAAATTCGGTAGAAGAATTGTATCAATTTAGAATTCGAAAAGATTCTACATATTTGGTAAAATCAGCAGCACATTTAACAAAAGCAAATCACTTAATTGAAGATTTGTTAAAACTAGAGAAAGATTACACCTCTAAGAGTACGGCAGAAATAGCTTCCTATCTTTTTAATGGTTCTCCCGAAGTTTATAGTAACGACATTAAAAATGCAGAATTACTAGTAAGCAGATTAAAAGTACTTAACAAAGTGCGCAACAAAAATTTAAGCGGTGCAAGAGTAAACGTGCGTAAAGCACTTAATATTATTGACGATATTAAAAAAGAACTGCTTAGTAACGGGGAAAATATAGATATTGATATTATTCAAGTTAAACTGAGTACAATTCAACAGCATTACTCGAACATTAGTAACGAAGTTAATGATCTATCGCATAAAATTAATTCGGCTTTAATCTTTATAATATTTACAATAGCATTTATTATTGCAGGTATAATATTTGTTTTAGCAAGATATATTTCAAAATCAATTTCTGTTCCTGTTGAAAAAATTGTTAACAATTTCAAATTAATTGCATTAGGGAATTATCATACTCCCTTAAATATTGAATCAAAAGATGAGATTGGAAACCTAGCTAGATCATTCAACACAATACAACTTGATTTTCAGAATGTTGTAAACCACACCGGTAAGATTGCAAAAGGAGATTTAAGCCATACCATTTCGCCAAAATCAAAAGAGGATGAATTATCCATCTCCTTAAACCAAATGGTACAAACACTTAAAGATGCAAAGTCAAAAAACGACGAAACCTTATGGTTTAGATCTAGTGTAAATAAATTTAATGCCATACTTCAAGGAGATCAGAACTTAGAAAACGTAACAAATAAATCTCTTATTTTTATCAGTGAATTATTAGAAGTTCAACTTGGAGCAATCTACATTTATCATGAAGATCAAGAAGTTTTAGAGCTTAATGCCTCGGTTGGAATGCCAAAGGATATAGAGCATAGACACATACCAAAAGGTCATGGCTTGGTAGGTCAAGCAGCACTAACAAAGAAAATAAAGCATTTTAAAGATGTTCCGAATGATTATTTTTCAATTTTTTCGGCAACGGGAAAAATGAAACCAAATAATATCCTACTCATTCCGCTTACTTTCAATAAAAAGATACGAGGAGTTATGGAATTAGCGACAATTAACACGCTTAACGAATCAGCAATTAGCTTTATAGAAGCGATTCGTGAAAGTGTTGCCGTTAAAATCTCCTCTACTTTAGCGAGAACCCAGTTAGAGGTACTGCTCACGAAAACACAAGATCAAGCTAATGAATTACAAGTACAGCAAGAAGAACTTCGCATTGCAAATGAAGAACTTGCCGACCAAACACAAACATTAATTGATAATGAAACAAAACTTCAGGTACAACAAGAAGAACTTCGAGTTGCTAACGAAGAATTAGAAGAAAGAACAAATCAACTTGAAATACAAAAAGACGAAATTCAAAACAAGAATCTCAATTTATCTCAAACACACGATAAGTTAGAAACAAAAGCCCGTGAATTAGAACAAACAAGTCAATACAAAACTGATTTTCTGGCCAATATGTCTCATGAATTAAGAACTCCCCTAAACAGTTTATTAATTTTGTCTAGTTTGTTAGCTAAAAATAAAAAGGGAAACTTAACTTCTGAAGACATTGAGTCAGTAGAAATTATAAATAAGAGTGGTAAAGATTTATTGCAATTAATTAATGAAATATTAGATCTATCGAAGATCGAAGCAGGAAAAATGACTGTTGAATTTGAAAATCTTAACACTGAAAGCATTGCTAAGGATATTCTAATCAATTTTAAACATCAAGCGGAAAAGAAAAAATTAGACTTGAATATTGACATCGCTTCAGATTTCCCTAAAACCATTGAAACAGATCAATTAAGAATATCTCAAATTCTGAAAAACCTTTTATCAAACGCTTTTAAATTTACTTCACAAGGATCTATTACAGTAGCTATGAAAATGGTCACCGATAAAGAAAACTTGCGAAGAACAGATTTAAAAGATGTTGATACGTGTGCATTTTTGGTAACAGACACAGGAGTTGGTATTCCTAACGATAAAAAAGAAGCTATTTTTGAAGCTTTTCAACAAGCTGATGGTAGTACGTCTCGCAAATATGGTGGTACAGGCTTAGGTTTATCTATTTCTAAGGAATTGGCATTTATGTTAGGTGGCGAAATTCATCTCGAAAGTGAAACGAATAAAGGTTCTATCTTCACAATTATACTGCCATTAAAGCAAAAAGAAAGTAGCAAATCAGACGTAAACTCTAGGACAATTATAGAAGACAAGATAGTTGAAAAACCTGTTGTCTTGCCACAGTTCATAGATGATGATAGAGACATACCTCATTCAAAACCTACGGTAGTTGTAATTCATCCAAATCAAAAAGAAGCAAGTCAGCTTTATTCTCAAATTCATGACACTCAATTCAATGCTCTTGCAGCTTCAAATGTTAGCGATGCATTGTTATTAATTGAAGCGCATCAACCTTCGGCAATTATAATTGGTCTGGAATTGTTAAGAGAAAATGGAGAAGCTGAATTAGAACAATTGAAAGCGCACCCTTTTGCATCAACTTTACCAATACACATTGTTAATCCTGTTGAAGGAATTGGCGAAATAGAAAAAGGAGAATTGTCAACGGTTAACGCAACAGATTTTAATAGCGCAATTGGAAAAATTGAAAAGGAATTACTTTCTGATTATAAAAAAATACTAATAATTGAAGATGATCCATTAACTCGAAAGATTCTCACAACACTCTTAGAACCGACCAATGCGATTATAGAAGAAGTATCAACAGGTCTTGAAGGAATAGCGCTAATTAAAGAAAACAAATACAATTGTATCGTTTTAGATTTAGGCTTACCTGATATTAGTGGTAACGAATTATTAGCCAAACTCTCTAAGGAAAATATCGATATCCCAAATACAATTATTTACACAGGTAAAGAACTTTCAAGAGAAGAACATCGAGACTTAAGTAAATATACAAATTCCATTATTCTTAAGGGACTAAAATCAGATGTTCGACTTATGGATGAAGTGACTTTATTCTTGCACCACGTAGCAATAAAGAACCCCCAAATACAAACCCAAGAAATAACCGATATTGACGAATCAATATTTAAAGGAAAAAGAATTTTGGTTGTGGACGACGAGATACGAAATATCTTTGCTCTGGGAAAAATTCTCGAGGATAAAGATATGGAAGTTTTAGAAGCTGAAAATGGAAAAATTGCTCTTGAAGTTCTCGAGGAAGAAAGTAATATCGATTTAGTTTTGATGGATGTAATGATGCCAGAAATGGACGGTTATACGGCAATCGAACATATTAGAAAAACACCAAAAATAAAAAACATACCAGTAATCTGTACCACTGCTAAAGCAATGAAAGAAGATTACGACAAAGCTATTGCACATGGTGCAAACGACTACTTATCTAAACCAATTGACGAGAATAAGCTGTTTTCAATGCTAAAAATTTGGCTATACAATTAA
- a CDS encoding TetR/AcrR family transcriptional regulator, whose amino-acid sequence MAKSDKAEIQEKVTKIAMDMMLKFGLRGLNMVELARECGLAKATLYKIIGSKEDLVTEIALEIFRINIVAVLDPMMKHDDPVIATKQFLDKYFDYAIESQKILINQIYKEYPLIEKDVESNYNEMIVNIQHRFKTWQDKKLIRTDIEVDYILEALEALNEFYVRSDYSNEEIIRRMRAAFISVFRGIGIPL is encoded by the coding sequence ATGGCAAAATCAGATAAAGCAGAAATTCAAGAGAAAGTAACCAAGATTGCTATGGATATGATGTTGAAGTTTGGTCTTCGCGGATTGAATATGGTTGAGCTGGCTCGTGAATGTGGTTTGGCAAAAGCTACGCTTTATAAAATAATTGGTTCAAAAGAGGATTTGGTTACAGAAATAGCACTTGAAATTTTCAGGATTAATATTGTTGCCGTTTTGGATCCGATGATGAAGCATGATGACCCAGTAATTGCCACAAAACAATTTTTAGATAAATATTTTGATTACGCTATAGAAAGCCAGAAGATTCTGATCAATCAGATCTATAAAGAATATCCATTAATTGAAAAGGATGTAGAAAGTAACTACAATGAAATGATTGTAAACATACAACATCGATTTAAGACATGGCAAGATAAAAAGCTAATTAGAACTGATATTGAAGTTGATTACATTTTGGAAGCTTTAGAAGCTTTAAATGAATTTTACGTTAGAAGTGATTATTCTAATGAAGAAATAATTAGACGAATGCGTGCAGCATTTATATCTGTGTTTAGAGGTATAGGAATACCTTTATAA
- a CDS encoding ABC transporter permease, which yields MFLFNLKIAYQNLIRNKGYSFINIFGLAIGMACTILLLLWVNHEMSFDKFHKKDKQLFQIVNWQTYSGQEYGWGSIPGKLVDALKEEIPEIVRGTNYNGWGDNSLVFINGIKNYEKVMHADADFFQMFSFPLLKGSPDKVFEDPFSLVISEKMAKKYFGDKDPIGQVVQFDTKYDLTITGVLKNLPSNSNFKFDFIAPFKFKKKEWKYWENWGSHTYSGFVELDANANPDTVSEKLRTFYVDNVDPESTERISLFPVSKTHLYSLEGKETNLKNIRIFLIIALFILLIACFNFMNLSTARASKRAKEIGLKKAIGSSKPQLIWQFLFESVLVSFIAINFAIILVRLFIPEFNSILGQRLQLNYTDWKFLSIMLSVVLFTGLFAGAYPAFYITSYKTIEVLKGVTSSGKKATAFRKVLVVLQFTLTVFLLICTLTITLQTKYLKTASTGIDKSNVAFVVLNGNMNENRESIKEELSKDPSILCSTFGSDLPTSLGSNGGGYEWNNDETTKDVLVHMYYSDPDFIDVYKTPLVEGRFFNKDHFEADSLTLVINETFAKMINQNSVIDNTIVHWGSNKRIIGVVKDFNFRGLQQKIGPMAFIPSYHYNFLAVKIETNSNSRSLAHIEKVCQKYNPGFPTIINFLEDNYTSQYKEEDSTIAILKYFTILTILISCLGLFGLASFMAEEKTKEIGVRKVLGATVYNLVALFSKEFTKWVILANIIAWPIAWYIMDYYLSKYAFHIDMPWWVFLSVAMLVFAISIITVAYQSWKSATQNPIKSLKYE from the coding sequence ATGTTTCTATTCAATCTTAAAATTGCTTACCAAAACCTCATCCGAAACAAAGGATACAGTTTCATCAATATATTTGGCTTAGCCATAGGCATGGCCTGCACCATACTACTGCTATTGTGGGTAAACCACGAAATGAGTTTCGATAAATTTCACAAAAAAGACAAACAACTTTTCCAAATTGTAAACTGGCAAACCTACAGTGGACAAGAGTATGGATGGGGAAGTATTCCCGGGAAACTTGTTGATGCTTTAAAAGAGGAAATTCCAGAGATTGTAAGGGGTACAAACTACAATGGATGGGGTGATAATTCACTAGTATTTATAAATGGGATTAAAAACTATGAAAAGGTAATGCATGCTGATGCGGACTTTTTCCAGATGTTTTCGTTCCCCTTACTAAAAGGTTCACCTGATAAAGTATTTGAAGATCCATTTTCATTGGTTATTTCCGAGAAAATGGCAAAAAAATACTTTGGTGATAAAGATCCGATCGGGCAAGTTGTTCAGTTTGATACAAAATACGACCTCACCATTACGGGAGTATTAAAAAATCTGCCTTCCAACTCTAATTTTAAATTTGATTTTATTGCACCATTTAAATTTAAAAAGAAAGAATGGAAATATTGGGAAAACTGGGGTAGCCATACCTATTCTGGTTTTGTTGAATTAGATGCAAATGCAAACCCTGATACTGTAAGTGAAAAACTACGTACTTTTTATGTAGATAATGTAGATCCTGAGTCTACTGAAAGAATATCATTATTCCCAGTAAGCAAAACTCATTTATACTCTTTGGAAGGCAAAGAAACAAATTTGAAAAACATTCGCATTTTTTTAATTATAGCCCTATTTATATTGCTGATTGCTTGTTTTAACTTTATGAATCTTTCTACCGCAAGAGCTTCTAAAAGAGCGAAAGAGATTGGCTTAAAAAAGGCAATAGGCTCTTCTAAACCACAGTTAATCTGGCAATTCCTTTTTGAATCGGTACTGGTCTCTTTTATCGCAATTAATTTTGCAATTATATTGGTTCGACTATTTATTCCTGAATTCAACAGTATCCTCGGACAGCGCTTGCAATTGAATTATACCGACTGGAAATTTCTTAGCATTATGCTTTCAGTTGTGCTATTTACCGGACTATTTGCCGGTGCTTATCCTGCTTTTTACATTACTTCGTACAAAACAATTGAAGTTCTAAAAGGAGTTACAAGTTCTGGAAAAAAAGCTACGGCTTTCCGAAAGGTATTAGTCGTTCTCCAATTTACACTAACTGTTTTTCTACTTATCTGCACTCTTACCATTACTCTTCAAACAAAATATTTGAAAACAGCTTCGACTGGAATCGATAAATCGAACGTTGCTTTCGTAGTTCTAAACGGAAATATGAATGAAAATCGTGAAAGCATAAAAGAAGAGTTATCAAAGGATCCTAGTATTTTGTGCTCAACTTTTGGTTCCGATCTGCCAACAAGTCTTGGCAGTAATGGTGGTGGATATGAATGGAATAATGACGAAACAACAAAAGATGTTTTGGTTCACATGTATTATTCAGATCCAGATTTTATTGATGTATATAAAACCCCATTGGTTGAAGGTCGTTTTTTTAATAAAGATCACTTTGAAGCCGATTCTCTTACATTAGTGATAAACGAAACATTTGCTAAAATGATTAACCAGAATTCGGTTATTGATAATACTATTGTGCATTGGGGATCAAATAAACGAATAATTGGTGTTGTAAAAGATTTCAATTTTAGAGGTTTACAGCAAAAAATTGGTCCAATGGCCTTCATACCATCATATCATTATAATTTTCTAGCGGTTAAAATCGAAACAAATAGTAACAGTAGGTCCTTGGCACATATTGAAAAAGTTTGCCAAAAATACAATCCAGGATTTCCAACAATTATTAATTTCTTAGAAGACAATTACACGTCCCAATACAAAGAGGAAGATAGTACCATTGCTATTCTAAAGTATTTTACGATTCTTACCATTCTTATTTCCTGCCTTGGTTTATTTGGCTTAGCCTCGTTTATGGCCGAAGAAAAAACAAAAGAAATTGGAGTACGAAAAGTATTGGGAGCAACTGTTTATAATTTGGTTGCACTATTTTCCAAAGAATTTACAAAATGGGTTATCCTGGCAAATATTATAGCATGGCCAATTGCATGGTACATTATGGATTATTATTTAAGCAAGTATGCTTTCCATATTGATATGCCATGGTGGGTGTTTTTATCGGTTGCCATGCTGGTTTTTGCAATTTCCATTATTACAGTTGCTTACCAGAGTTGGAAATCTGCAACTCAAAACCCAATAAAAAGTTTGAAGTACGAATAA
- a CDS encoding sigma-54-dependent transcriptional regulator: MKKKGKLLITDDNKSVLKSLQLFLKHHFEELVTCNNPNQIPDLMRQNEFDVVLLDMNFAAGVNTGNEGLYWLKQIRKISKRTVVILFTAYGDVNLAVESMKHGATDFILKPWDNKKLLATLKCGVELSRTKLELEHSNQHRKLLTADLNQPAIKMIGESKAIKNVYELINKVAITEANVLILGENGTGKEIVAREIHNQSERKDQVFMNVDLGALSESIFESELFGHVKGSFTDAKEDRIGRFQAASGGTIFLDEIGNLSQAMQAKLLSVLQNRIVISLGSNKEENVDMRLISATNAEILKLVQEGAFREDLLYRINTVVINMPPLRERGNDILLIAVHYLKKYADKYGKNYTGLSKTAKDKLLNYSWPGNIRELKHCMERAIILADKSSFEAADFQLEESDVTIDLSEKPISLEEGEKILIYSALKRHKGNISNVARELNIGRQTLYRKIEKYNIL, from the coding sequence ATGAAAAAAAAAGGCAAACTTCTCATAACAGATGATAATAAAAGTGTATTAAAATCATTGCAACTTTTTTTAAAGCATCATTTTGAAGAACTGGTTACGTGCAATAATCCTAATCAAATTCCGGACCTTATGCGTCAAAACGAATTTGATGTTGTATTGTTGGATATGAATTTTGCAGCAGGTGTGAATACAGGAAATGAAGGGTTGTATTGGTTAAAGCAAATACGAAAAATTAGTAAACGAACAGTTGTAATTTTATTTACCGCTTATGGCGATGTAAATCTTGCGGTAGAATCAATGAAACATGGAGCCACTGATTTTATTTTAAAGCCTTGGGATAACAAAAAGTTGTTGGCAACCTTAAAATGTGGAGTTGAGCTTTCCCGAACCAAATTAGAGTTAGAACATTCTAATCAACATCGGAAATTGTTAACGGCAGATTTAAATCAACCAGCAATTAAAATGATTGGGGAGTCGAAGGCAATTAAAAATGTTTATGAACTTATAAATAAGGTCGCTATAACCGAAGCAAATGTTTTAATTCTTGGTGAAAACGGTACTGGTAAGGAAATTGTAGCAAGAGAAATACATAATCAGTCAGAAAGAAAAGATCAAGTTTTTATGAACGTAGACTTGGGAGCTTTAAGTGAATCGATTTTTGAAAGTGAATTGTTCGGGCACGTAAAAGGATCTTTTACCGATGCAAAAGAGGATCGAATAGGGCGATTTCAAGCAGCTTCTGGAGGTACGATATTTTTAGATGAAATTGGGAACCTGTCTCAAGCGATGCAAGCTAAATTACTATCAGTCTTGCAAAATAGGATCGTAATTTCTCTTGGTTCAAATAAGGAGGAGAATGTCGATATGAGACTAATATCTGCAACAAATGCAGAGATCTTAAAATTAGTTCAGGAAGGAGCCTTTAGAGAAGATTTATTGTATCGGATTAACACAGTAGTTATTAATATGCCTCCACTGCGAGAAAGAGGGAATGATATTTTATTAATTGCAGTTCATTATTTAAAAAAATATGCAGATAAGTATGGTAAGAATTACACCGGCTTAAGCAAAACAGCCAAAGACAAGTTGTTAAATTATTCATGGCCAGGTAATATTCGTGAATTAAAACATTGTATGGAAAGAGCTATTATTTTGGCTGATAAGTCAAGCTTTGAGGCTGCTGATTTTCAGTTGGAGGAAAGTGATGTTACCATTGATTTAAGTGAAAAACCGATCAGCCTTGAAGAAGGTGAAAAAATTCTAATCTATAGTGCTTTAAAAAGGCATAAAGGAAACATTAGTAATGTGGCGCGTGAACTGAATATTGGAAGGCAAACGCTGTATAGAAAAATTGAAAAATATAATATCCTGTAA
- a CDS encoding sensor histidine kinase has product MIYRKLYTTVIIRVIGILINCLLLAFFWFKYDDVLLVSNLILALIVQTFFLIRKLNRLNYDLEIFFTSIRNNDTSVRFNSRKNVDYPELYEQLDLVNSDISKIKIENENQNQYFKVLVEHVGVGLLSYDSDGKVTLFNRAAKELFNKTHLSHINDLDRIQLGLSEYIMKLEPSEQKLLSLSRNHELIQLSVKASNLKMTDQNIKLISFQNIKNELDEKELDSWQKLIRVLTHEIMNSVSPVKSSISTLVEMYTDQDSGEHISQSKINKEVIEDTVEGLDIIEERMAGIVKFVEQFRDLTLLPAPVFKKVNLVNKIENLLKLLKDDLIKENIELTFTYPKNDILVHADPSMIDQIFINLMKNSIQALAFQAEKRIEVRIDTNNKNQHFIELEDNGCGINKEYQSEVFVPFFTTKKNGTGIGLSLSRQLINLHGGTLSFKSEPLVYTQFTIQF; this is encoded by the coding sequence ATGATCTATAGAAAATTATATACGACGGTAATTATTCGAGTGATTGGAATTTTAATTAATTGTCTTTTACTAGCTTTTTTCTGGTTTAAATATGATGACGTATTATTGGTATCGAATTTAATACTAGCATTAATTGTACAGACATTTTTTTTAATCAGGAAATTAAATCGCTTGAACTATGATCTTGAAATTTTTTTTACTTCGATACGGAATAATGATACCTCAGTTCGATTCAATTCTCGAAAAAATGTAGATTACCCTGAATTGTACGAACAATTGGATTTGGTAAACAGTGATATCAGTAAGATTAAAATAGAAAACGAAAATCAGAATCAATACTTTAAAGTTTTAGTTGAACATGTTGGAGTAGGATTACTTTCTTACGATTCTGATGGTAAAGTGACTCTTTTTAATAGAGCAGCTAAAGAATTATTTAATAAAACTCACTTAAGTCATATCAATGACTTGGATCGAATTCAGCTTGGATTGTCGGAGTATATAATGAAGTTAGAACCATCTGAACAGAAATTATTGTCCTTGTCTCGGAATCATGAATTGATACAGTTATCTGTGAAGGCAAGTAATCTGAAAATGACAGACCAAAATATTAAATTAATCTCTTTCCAGAATATTAAAAATGAACTGGATGAAAAGGAATTGGATTCTTGGCAAAAATTGATTCGAGTATTAACGCACGAAATAATGAACTCTGTAAGTCCGGTTAAATCTTCAATTTCTACATTAGTTGAAATGTATACCGACCAAGATAGTGGCGAACACATTAGTCAGTCGAAAATTAACAAAGAAGTAATTGAAGATACTGTAGAAGGCTTAGATATAATAGAAGAAAGAATGGCTGGGATTGTCAAATTTGTTGAACAATTTAGAGATTTAACCTTACTTCCAGCACCTGTATTTAAAAAGGTAAACTTGGTTAATAAAATTGAGAATTTGCTAAAATTGTTGAAAGACGATCTAATTAAAGAGAATATTGAATTGACATTTACTTATCCCAAGAATGATATTTTAGTTCATGCGGACCCAAGTATGATAGATCAAATTTTTATTAATTTGATGAAGAATTCAATTCAAGCGTTAGCGTTTCAAGCGGAAAAAAGAATTGAAGTGCGAATAGACACGAACAACAAGAATCAGCATTTTATTGAACTTGAAGATAATGGTTGTGGAATTAATAAAGAATATCAGTCAGAGGTGTTCGTTCCTTTTTTTACAACTAAAAAAAATGGAACTGGAATTGGACTTAGTCTTTCAAGGCAATTAATAAATCTACACGGAGGTACTTTATCCTTTAAGTCCGAACCATTGGTTTACACACAGTTTACGATTCAATTTTAA
- a CDS encoding PepSY-associated TM helix domain-containing protein: MKLWSKKNIRKWLRFIHRDLGYFFVGITLIYAISGIILNHKKNDEDPAYKTEYKTMQLASSLSPDKLTSYWKENITEYSLNRIIPEDDSYNIYIKGGLGSYNPVNGKLSFEVYEKKEWVYFMNKLHYNSKKGWTLMADIFAVAMLIFALSGMFIVPGKKGIAGRGKWLIAIGIIIPFLFFL, from the coding sequence ATGAAGTTGTGGAGTAAGAAAAATATAAGAAAGTGGCTTCGGTTTATTCACCGTGATTTAGGCTATTTCTTTGTGGGAATAACACTAATTTATGCGATTTCAGGAATTATCCTGAATCATAAAAAGAATGATGAAGACCCTGCCTATAAAACGGAATATAAAACGATGCAATTGGCTTCAAGTTTATCCCCAGATAAGCTGACTAGCTATTGGAAAGAAAATATTACAGAATATTCTTTAAATAGAATAATACCAGAAGATGATTCTTATAATATATATATCAAGGGAGGCTTAGGAAGTTATAATCCTGTAAATGGTAAGCTATCCTTCGAGGTATATGAGAAAAAAGAATGGGTGTATTTTATGAACAAGCTGCATTACAACAGTAAAAAAGGTTGGACTCTGATGGCTGATATATTTGCCGTTGCCATGCTTATTTTTGCACTCTCGGGTATGTTTATTGTTCCTGGCAAAAAAGGTATTGCAGGGCGAGGTAAATGGCTAATTGCCATTGGTATTATTATACCTTTCCTGTTCTTTTTATAG
- a CDS encoding ABC transporter ATP-binding protein, with protein MIKTDNLNKSFRTAEVETLALSNVNLSIKKGEFVAIMGPSGCGKSTLLNIIGLLDKPSNGKFQFIESEVSTYSEKQRTLLRKMNIGFVFQSFNLIDELSVFENVELPLVYQKISAKERKKKVEAVLKRVQLDHRYKHYPQQLSGGQQQRVAIARAVVANPNLILADEPTGNLDSANGKEVMDLLSQLNQEGTTIVMVTHSISDADRADRIIQLFDGHLVSENHKKKVTIVKQNSEVL; from the coding sequence ATGATAAAAACAGACAATCTAAACAAATCATTTAGAACCGCCGAAGTAGAAACTTTAGCGCTATCGAATGTAAATCTATCTATAAAAAAAGGCGAATTTGTTGCTATAATGGGCCCATCGGGATGTGGAAAATCGACCTTGCTCAACATTATTGGCTTATTAGATAAGCCTTCGAACGGAAAATTTCAATTTATAGAAAGCGAAGTATCAACATATTCCGAAAAACAAAGAACCCTACTACGTAAAATGAACATTGGTTTTGTTTTCCAAAGTTTTAATTTAATTGATGAACTAAGTGTTTTCGAGAATGTAGAACTTCCTTTAGTCTATCAAAAAATTTCAGCTAAGGAGCGCAAGAAAAAAGTCGAGGCGGTCTTAAAAAGAGTTCAGTTAGATCATAGATACAAACATTATCCTCAACAACTATCAGGTGGACAACAACAACGAGTTGCCATTGCACGAGCTGTTGTAGCCAACCCCAACTTAATATTAGCCGATGAACCAACAGGAAATTTAGATTCTGCAAACGGAAAAGAAGTTATGGATTTACTCTCACAACTCAACCAGGAAGGCACTACTATTGTGATGGTAACACACTCTATATCCGATGCCGATAGAGCAGACCGAATCATTCAACTTTTCGATGGTCATTTGGTTAGCGAAAACCATAAAAAGAAAGTAACTATTGTAAAACAGAACTCAGAAGTATTATAA